A region from the Acinonyx jubatus isolate Ajub_Pintada_27869175 chromosome C2, VMU_Ajub_asm_v1.0, whole genome shotgun sequence genome encodes:
- the GATD3 gene encoding glutamine amidotransferase-like class 1 domain-containing protein 3, mitochondrial, producing the protein MAAVRALVAPRLAAASAFAPLHAPVPRAALHSSAPRPRARVALVLSGCGVYDGTELHEASAVLVHLSRGGAEVQIFAPDVPQMHVIDHTKGQPSESETRNVLTESARIARGKITDLARLSAADHDAAIFPGGFGAAKNLSTFAVDGKDCRVHKDVERVLKEFHEASKPIGLCCIAPVLAAKVLRGVEVTVGHEQEEGGKWPYAGTAEAIKALGAKHCVKGVTEAHVDQKNKVVTTPAFMCETALHHIHDGIGAMVKKVLELCGK; encoded by the exons ATGGCGGCGGTCAGGGCTCTGGTGGCGCCCAGGCTGGCGGCGGCCTCCGCGTTCGCGCCGCTCCATGCACCCGTCCCGCGCGCGGCCCTACACAGCTCCGCGCCGCGGCCCCGGGCCAGGGTCGCGCTG GTGCTGTCTGGATGCGGAGTCTACGACGGGACTGAGCTCCACGAGGCCTCAGC GGTACTGGTTCACTTGAGTCGTGGCGGGGCTGAGGTCCAGATCTTTGCTCCTGACGTCCCTCAGATGCACGTGATTGACCACACCAAGGGGCAGCCTTCTGAGAGCGAGACCAG GAACGTTCTGACGGAGTCTGCAAGGATCGCCCGCGGCAAGATCACCGACCTGGCCCGGCTCAGCGCGGCGGATCACgatgctgccatcttccctggagGCTTCGGAGCCGCCAAAAACCT GAGCACCTTTGCCGTGGACGGGAAAGACTGCAGAGTCCACAAAGACGTGGAGCGCGTCCTGAAGGAGTTCCACGAGGCCAGCAAGCCTATCGG CTTGTGCTGCATCGCTCCCGTTCTCGCAGCCAAAGTGCTCCGCGGCGTCGAGGTCACCGTGGGCCACGAGCAGGAGGAAGGCGGCAAGTGGCCCTACGCGGGGACCGCAGAAGCCATCAAGGCCCTGGGCGCCAAGCACTGTGTGAAGGGAGTGACC GAAGCTCACGTGGACCAGAAGAACAAGGTGGTCACGACCCCGGCCTTCATGTGCGAGACAGCGCTCCACCACATCCACGACGGGATCGGGGCCATGGTGAAGAAGGTGCTAGAACTCTGTGGGAAGTGA